From Xyrauchen texanus isolate HMW12.3.18 chromosome 44, RBS_HiC_50CHRs, whole genome shotgun sequence:
TCACAGGGTGGACACTCACAGGTTAGATGCCAAGAAGGTGGATGCTAACAGGGTGGACACTCACAGGGTGGACACTAACTGGATGGACACTCACAGGGTGGACACTAACAGGTTAGATGCTAAGAAGGTGGATGCTAACAGGGTGGACATTAACAGGGTGGACACTAACAGGGTGGACACTCACAGGGTGGACACTCACAGGTTAGATGCCAAGAAGGTGGATGCTAACAGGGTGGACACTCACAGGTTGGACACTCACAGGGTGGACACTCACAGGGTGGATGCCAAGAAGGTGGATGCTAACAGAATGGACATTAACAGGGTGGACACTCACAGGGTGGACATTAACAGGGTGGATGCTAACAGAATGGACATTAACAGGGTGGACACTCACAGGATGGACTCTAACAGGGTGGACACTCACAGGGTGGATGCTAACAGAATGGACATTAACAGGGTGGATGCCAAGAAGGTGGATGCAAACAGAATGGACATTAACAGGGTGGATGCTAACAGAATGGACTCTAACAGGGTGGACACTCACAGGGTGGACTCTAACAGGGTGGACACTCACAGGGTGGACATTAACAGGGTGGATGCTAACAGAATGGACATTAACAGGGTGGACACTCACAGGGTGGACTCTAACAGGGTGGACACTCACAGGGTGGATGCTAACAGAATGGACATTAACAGGGTGGACACTCACAGGATGGACTCTAACCGGGTGGACACTCACGGGGTGGACATTCTGACCTGAAGTCGTTCCTTACACCTTGTCTGAGCAAAAATTATCAAGCACAGAAGGTGTATCAAATAAAGAATTGAATgggttttaaatgttaattaaaaaaatataaactacTACTGAGTTTTTTAATATTTCCCTCAACAGAGTGGACGTATTAAGGTTGATTGGAAagataaaataagtaaaaatagAATTTATAAATAGAGGACCTCACTCACCTTCCCAAGTTGATTTCCCTCCAAGGATGTGATGTCAGCTTCATGATGTAATTTAACTTTGCCAGCTTTCATTTAGACCatttattatagttttacagTGGAACAAATGACCGCAAGAGGGTGATATTATTGTGATCTGACAGACGGAGTGTTTAAACTCATAACAGTGAAATAAAGCTGAAGTCAATGAGTGAACCGGATCCACAGGTGCATTTATTCACAGTCTCATTAACTGTCCTTCATATCATTGTGCTCAATCGAGcaggacaacagagaagacattcgTCGAGGAGGAGACGGCTAACAGTTTCAGATTACAGGTAAAATCACAAACACATGAACAACTTCACCTGAGACGGGCAAGTACTATAACTATATCAGATCAGTTTATTCATGGATCTACATTAGCGTGTGTCTCCTGTTAATTTACAACTCTGAAGAACATATTATTAACTTCAGAGAGTAACCCAAAGGTTTGAAGACATGTAAAGAGAAAGAAACGTCTAATACTTTAGAGTTAAACACCGTCACGAGTCTTCAAATGTGATGATTACATTTCTCAGAACTTTGATTGTGACTGAACGGAGTGTTTGATATGTCTGTTTTTACTTTAACTCTGTTTAAAGGAATTCTGTAGAAAACTAAAATTCCATAAAAACTAAATTGCATTAAGAAAGATTGTTCAAGCAACTGGTACAaatgataaaaagacaaaaacaaaaataaagtctTTTTAACATTTGCACTATTCTAATGCTCATGTGCTTTATTTACTGAGATTATCTAATGGgatcttaaaatatgtttttacccAGCAAACGCAGAACTCTCTGTTAATGTATGGCTCCCATGTTATATTTTTTAGGAACCAGTTCCTAACTTTCTGGGAACATTCTCTTTAGATTCTGTTTTTTATAACCACTAACGTtcccagaatgttgcagggaggtttttgtatAACAACCCGATAAGACCTTATGCAGAATGCTCTAATGGTTATTTATaggtttcatttttttgtttacatttttcatgatcaaatattgattgtttttaatAATCGTTTCAGAGAGGTTGATAGACAATGACTGACATCAGTGCAGTACAGAAtttaatcaaatgtaaaaataaagatCACAGTGTATGTGACTTGATCGCAGTATATTAAAAGCAGTAATGAGTCTGACGTGCGCACTTGATCTGCACGCGCTACACGGAAATTCGCGCACTTTAGCAATTTAAAAATTAACGGTCAATCGTTGGACTGACTCACAGACCgacattagtttatttatttcctCAATTAATAATTACTTCTAGATGTAAGATTAAATATATATGTTATTGATTTGATAAAGATTTGGTCAAAATATCTGGAACTGAGAAGCAGATAATAATAGAAGTGCAGAGTCTCTGCTAAATCATTTTTTAATGTCTTccgcattttttattttatatatttatttatttttaaaaacccttgaTTGTTTTAAAGTCATTTGGAATAATTTTCTTCAGTATCTGCATAATAATGCCCGGTGCTGAGGTACAGCATTTCAGAAAATATTAAATCAAGGCTCAGGATGGTATTGACAAAGCAGGGTTGCAGAATGTATATATTAATCTTCCAAAACGTGTTGAGCCTGATTTGaatgattatataataattataattcataataaataattaatctaTCAATAACTTATCTGCAAGTACATGtacaacctaaaaaaaaattacaaattcccattaaaaaaatatttcctcaAAAACTAAAAAGTACCTAAAAGCTCTGTTCTATGAACCAAAACGTAACGTTCCTAGAATGTTCTAGAAACCAAAAAGGTATAGTTGTATCAGCTTTTGAATTGAATTAATTATGGGACAGAGATTGATATCTGAATCTAGAGTACACTGATGTGAGGAACAACAAGTCTTTTTGTAACTGAGATGAATTTCACCATTGAATCAAAACTAGAACTTCATCTTGTCCTGCGTTTCTCGTCCTACAGGAAAGAATCCGCAGcatcaaaaaaaaacaaacatgactgACAAACGCTATCACAGAGTCATGTCTAAAGACGGGCACAATAACGTAAAGATCGATCACGTGGAGGGGATGGTGAAGCTCTTCCTGCACGACATCTGGACCACCGTGGTGGACATGAAATGGCGCTATAAGATCACTCTGTTCGCCTCCACGTTTGTCATGACGTGGTTTGTCTTTGGGGTCATTTTCTACCTCATTGGTTTGAGGAACGGTGACTTTGATGCAGATCCGGCGTCCAATCACACGCCATGCCTCTTGAATGTGGAAACGCTGACAGGCGCATACTTGTTTTCTCTGGAGACTCAAACCACCATCGGTTACGGGTTCCGTCACATCTCAGAGGAGTGTCCCCTCGCCATAGTCATGCTGGTCATCCAGCTGGTCATCACGGGACTCGCCGAGATCTTCGTCACCGGCGCGTTTCTGGCCAAGCTGGCGAGACCCAAGAAGCGTGCAGGTACCATCAAATTCAGTCAATCAGCGGCGGTCTGCAAGCGTGACGGGAAATGGTGTTTGATGGTGCGAGTGGCCAACATGAGGAACAGCCTGTTGATTCAGTGTCAGCTCTCGGGTAAACTACTGTCGCCTCATGTCACCGAAGAGGGCGAGAAGACCCTGATCCACCAGACCAGCGTGGACTTTCATCTAGACTCCAGCAATGAGTGTCCGTTCCTGCTTCTGCCACTCACATTCTACCATGTTCTGGATGACAGAAGTCCACTGGCCGGCCTCACGGCTGAGAATCTCCTGACGCGGGAGTTTGAGCTACTGGTCACTCTTAACGGGACGATGGAGTCCACCGCCGCCACCTGTCAGAGCCGCACGTCTTACGTACCCCAGGAGATCCTGTGGGGTTACGAGTTCAAACCTCTGCTCTTCAACACAGCGGGCAGAAAACTGGCCGCGGACTTCAACTTCTTCGATAAAGTTCAAGCCTGCATTGAGCCGCTGACGAATCCAGAACTTCAGAAAGAAACTCCAGCTGGAGGAGGAGTGCAGACGGGAGTGAAGAGACGAAGTCAAGAATGTGCTGCACAACAGACTGAACACTGGAAAACCAGCTACAACATGAGCTGGAAAATTATCTGGCAAGTTTAAATCATTCTGGATGTGGCAAGATGATCTGATCTTCAGCTGGTTCCTTCAGTGTAGAACTTTTCACAGAATCATGGAAGATGGACCACCGTCAATCAATACATTATGGACCACCGAATTTACAGCACCAAAACTTTTCATTTATACATAAAGTCTCCTCCTTAAGTTTTCAAAAAATCATTGATGTATCAACCATACTTATAGAGCGCAACaatttggttccagaagtaaaaaccTCATCCCTTTTTCCCCCATAGTTGAATAaatttttaaagacagacctaccatgagctctgctgttgataattgatggtatatgcttctgttgaagccataagTCCactttatttcaacttcattgtttaaaatggCATTACATAGCTGAagtcctggtgaagaactacactacccataatcctgaagtgagatccaccaatcagagaatcggagattgtgaatgatgcaatcgactcactctccctacactctcaaactacttatatttgTCTAtcagaatatttagcaataaaataaaatatatattgtctctattctttttaatcaacaacttttaataaatatttttataatttacataGTTTTTCAttcgattacatcattcgcaatgcttcatgggattggagttcattcttttatttaagttgttgatTTTTTCATGGATATTCAAAAATGTTCCTtctctgaaagatatcactgaaataagtgttgtgagatatctcaccggtctctgtgaccgcTCTAGACTCTAGTCAGATcttcttagcaaccaaattgtcccggttgctagggaagatagagtcacatggggtaacctcctcgtggtggctataatgtggttctcgctctcggtggggcgtgtggtgagttgtgcgtggatgccgcggagaatagcgtgaagcctccacacgcgctacgtctccacggtaacacactcaacaagtcacgcgataagatgcgtggattgacggtctcagacgcaactgagattcgtcctccaccgcccggactgaggcgagtcactacaccaccacgaggacttgcagcgcattgggaattgggcgttccacattAGGGagaaaatggaggaaaaatgtaataaatgtgtaaacgtTATGCAACACTACCATCAAAGCACATTGACCAATGACAGCTTCTGTATGATCTGGGAATGAGTGATGACAACAGATTAGGCGGCGCACCCTCCCGTC
This genomic window contains:
- the LOC127636769 gene encoding ATP-sensitive inward rectifier potassium channel 15-like, whose amino-acid sequence is MTDKRYHRVMSKDGHNNVKIDHVEGMVKLFLHDIWTTVVDMKWRYKITLFASTFVMTWFVFGVIFYLIGLRNGDFDADPASNHTPCLLNVETLTGAYLFSLETQTTIGYGFRHISEECPLAIVMLVIQLVITGLAEIFVTGAFLAKLARPKKRAGTIKFSQSAAVCKRDGKWCLMVRVANMRNSLLIQCQLSGKLLSPHVTEEGEKTLIHQTSVDFHLDSSNECPFLLLPLTFYHVLDDRSPLAGLTAENLLTREFELLVTLNGTMESTAATCQSRTSYVPQEILWGYEFKPLLFNTAGRKLAADFNFFDKVQACIEPLTNPELQKETPAGGGVQTGVKRRSQECAAQQTEHWKTSYNMSWKIIWQV